A window of Metopolophium dirhodum isolate CAU chromosome 6, ASM1992520v1, whole genome shotgun sequence genomic DNA:
CGGCGAATCGCgtaattttcaataacttgatactataataatgtgtCGGAACGATTTACTAGGTATCTTAAAATTTCGAATTAGATATTTCCCACTATTGGCCTACAGACATTATACGGACTAAAcacactaatattaatataatttgtgtattttaaaaattcacagcgtattataatagtatcctTACATGTGACACGCaatgtaatttttctttttgatgtTTTCGCAGACGGCGTGGCCAAAGTGATGAGCGTGGTGGACACGTCTCCTCCGGCGTGGTACACCTACTACCCACGACCCGTGGTCCCATCAGTAGCGCATCCGCGCGACCCGTCCAGCATGCGCGAGAAACACTCGAGCCCGCGCAAGATGGTCGCCGTTCCCGCAGTGGTTCCGTGCGTGTCGCCCAAACAGGGTTCCGTGTACCCGGCTCACCACCATCACCATAATCACCGCCGGCACCACGACCAGCCGGACCACCGTCATCACCGTGACGacgacggctccgccgccgaCAATGACGAGGACGAGGAAGACGACGACATGATGCCGTTTGACCTATCGCGCAACGGTGGCAGCTCGCCGTCATCGTCACCACGGTCGCCGCTCCGGTCACACCGCATGTCGCCCGCCGCGTTCAAACCGTACGACGGCAGTGGCGCCGGCGTCAACAACGACCAACCACTTGACCTGCGAGTCGAATACAAGAAGTCACGCCGAGGTGACGAAATGGAAGACGAGAACCAGAACCTGATCATCAGGACGCCGTCCCCGGAGGACATCGAAGTCGACAGCCCAGGACCACCGTCCGCTGGCCTGCAGCGTTACGCGCCTCACCACGTCGACCACAACGACCGCGGTGCCGTAGTCCACAGCCCTTGTTCGTCGTCCGACAAGGAAGTTAACGTGACCGACGACCACCATCATCACCACCAACACTATCAACCATCCCAACACCATCAGAACCAGAACCAGCTGCAGCAGCACCAACAGCAACAGCACctacagcagcagcagcaacaacaacaacaacagcaacagcaacagcaacatcACCGACGTGGTGGCATAACCGTCGAAGATGAACGACATCATCACCAGCGGATGGTAAACTATCCGGTGCTGTTCCCGCCACAGCCACTTCACCCTATGATGTTAGAAGCTATATACAGGGCGGGCGCTGTGGGCGACAAGTCTCGCATGCCTTCGTCGCTGGCTGGTTACCAAACGGGTGGTGGTTACCACAGGCCGTCGCAGCACTATCCGTTCATCAACTCGCCACTGCTCAACGGGCACCATCATGTGCCGCCGCCCACCTACGACGTTGTCAGACAGCCACCGCCGGCTCCGCTGCCACCACCAGTAGCCAGATCTCCACAGCAGAAGTCGTCAGCGTTCCAGGAGACGTCTGGCAAACCGAAAGACAGGTAGGTCGATGatgacaatattaaataaaacaacaacaaacgTAGCACGCACACTTCGAGTTAGGTAATGGCGCGTTTGGTTGCAGCGCCTTAGGTTATAAAGGGGGATGAACAGTTGTGCGCACAGCCATCGTTTGACGGGGGCAAAGTGCGAGAGGAAAACGTGGACCTGTTTAAAAATCGGAACCAGGACGTGTTCTACGCATAAGAGTGTGCAGGGGTCAGGAAGAGAAAAATATATGGGCGCTCAATGGTTCATTGAACCGTACCTGTGCTCGATCGGGTCGcggcagaaaaataaatatatattatttcatactaaAAGCGTTGTGCTTTCGTTCTGTGCAACAGGTACTCATGCAAGTTTTGCCAGAAAGTGTTCCCGCGCAGCGCCAACCTGACCAGGCACCTACGGACGCACACGGGCGAACAGCCTTACAAGTGCAATTACTGCGAGCGGTCGTTCAGCATATCGTCCAACTTGCAGCGGCACGTGCGCAACATCCACAACAAGGAGAAGCCGTTCAAGTGTCCGCTGTGCGAGCGGTGCTTCGGGCAGCAGACCAACCTGGACCGGCACCTCAAGAAGCACGAGGCCGACGGGCCGACCATAATGGACGACCGGCTGTCCTCGTCAGCGGCGGTGGTGGCCGCGGCGGCCGCAGCTGCGGCGGCTGATCGGAGGCGCGCGTCCCGGGGCCCCGGCGCCGGCGACGAATCCTACTTCGAGGAGATCCGATCGTTCATGGGCAAGGTGAGTGAGGACGGCAGCAGGTTCGCCGCAGCGGCCGCAGCAGCAGCGGCGGCCGCGGCCATCGGTCATCGCCGTGGCGGACACGCACATCCGGCCGGCGGGCGGCGACAGTCGACGACGTCCGCCTCGTGCCCGTACCGCCGCGGTTCGGCGGGCGACGCGCCTCCGGCCGAAAGGTTCTCGTCCCGGTCGTCCGCCTCGTCGGCCGGTTCCACCGAATCGTCTTCGGGCGCGGCCgacgccaccgccgccaccgccgccgccgccgaaaagGAGTGCGTCAACAGCACCTGACCCTCCGCCTCTGCGGACACGGCCGCGACGTCTTCCCATCGCGATCGTCACACTGTCGCTGCTACCACGAACACGGTTACCGCCACCGGCCGCCGACGACGCGGCTGAGtccgacgactacgacgaccaCGACTCGTATAATATGCACCCCGCAGGCACGGCGAACGGATCTCTGCGGGTGCGTAAACGACCCCGCgaagcaaattttttttttccgcgTACGTTGTATCATATAGTCGTTTCATTTGTTTCTACGCAATTTTCGACGAggtaacgaataatattatataatatacgaatcaCATAATTTCTAATACGATATTTTCTAGTATTTTTAGTGTAACGTGTACATAGTTTTTAGTTGcggattgtattattattatttttttttatatatattatatagtttatcatattattagtatcgcgtgtaaatattttatgtcgTAGAATCTACACAGGTTATTAAgatttacatatattacatttttgtaaactCGCTCCTCCCCGCAACCGACTGCGATCGTTCTGTGATAATAACAGGTATATCGTCGCGATTAGCTCTTCGCATTCGATAGGCATGTAACGTGTCAACTGCGACAGTTTTACTAGTTTTTGACAATATCATCAGCGGTTCGTATACTTAACATGCcgaatccataataatattttaataatacgtatatgatGTTATTCTCGTTTTGAATATGTtacgttatatttttagtttcgaTTTTGGCCCACCGCGATCCACACGCTTTCGTTTCGATCGTAAAAGAATTTACTAAAAgacttacaaatatatattctataataatattaatttaaaaactctaATAGCAGTTTAATAATCTTAAAAAGATAGTGTCGCACACCAATGGACAATGACGACGAGTGATTACATAGGTTCGAGACAAATGTCGGGATTTCATCATTTTCGGCGTTAGCTCAATCCTGCAACAGGTGTCCCGCCACCGCGCACCAAATCGTTTCCATCTCCGTGCGTTCGCTCGAAAACTTTACGCAGAGAATCGGTGACTGAAAAGTCAAACTGCAATTTACTCGCGTTCTACACGGAAATGTCATCTAAAACGCAGCACGCACCTCTAAATACGACACCGAACACGGTCGATAGACGGCCGAACTGGGAGCGGGGGCGAAAAAAGTATCTCGAGAGATATCATGCTTTACAGACTTGGTGGTGCGCTCGTGTCAAACGAATCGGACGACGACGGCTGTACAGGTATagaggtaggtagtaggtaggtaggtaggtaggtaggtaggtaggtaggtaggtatagtatattagaaAACGGTTTCTCTATCGGCCAATAGTGCATTTCGcattaccataatatttaaaacgcgTCGAGCAGGATGCTCTAGATTCAGCtggtgtgtgtgtatgtgtctGTGTGTGCAGGTCGAAAACCGGTCGATGAAATCGTTATATacggtttgtttttttttcactcgtaacacacgcacgcacacactcACGTACCCACTTGTGTGcgcgtattattttttttaacttccaGTTCGATAATATACGGTTTTCTCGCTAACCGGTTCCCCTGTGCGACCGCCGCCGCTTCGGATGCTGCGCTGTGCGCGGACacgaaaaaggaaaaaaattatcaattattattattattattattatacgattataatattgtgtaaacgtgtgttttggttattattattttgtttgctcTCAACGCCCGTGTTTACCGACGGGCGCTTATAAAATCACGGTTATActtcaatattgtaaataataaaaaaaagtattattttaataaatacatattatagagtGAACGTCAAAGTTCGTCTGTGAGTATAaaagtatgtacataatataattatgttaattttctCGCTTTGGGGTGTTTCGGAGGTGTTTCTGTACGGAATACGgttaaaaactacaaaaatccaaaaaaaaaaaaaaacaaaactaatgaGAAACGATTTGCGTCCACCGCAATGTTCtgtaatatttcttaaaatgttattctattgattatgatgaaaaaaaatagatcgtataatgtatatattatattatgtataggtatcgttgaacggacgacgacgacgacgacgacggtaataattatagatagaCGATtcgaatagtaataattataataatatgtgttcagCATCCAACCAGcatatatctatattctatgtaCGGTACACGCAGAGTGCTTAATAAAATATCGCAAAGCTAGTCAAAAAGACGATACGTAAAATGAAATCTGTAAAAATAGAGAAAACGATATAAATAGTCTTACTTAAcggatataataaaaacaatataggcAATGtgttagattataatatatatatatatataacattcgATTATAGTACGTATACgatcgttttaattttaataaatatatttaattttttgttatacgctttaaaatattatagaatatactattatgtttttattattatatactattttcttAAACggatctaataatattaatagtacacgatatataatattatataataatatagggtaaaatatatgtattttattttatttttttgttttaacgagattatattttatagcatcTTGTGTGTAAGttaccaatataattttatgcgcCTTCGTAATActgttatctattatattttttttttttttttgattatatattttttttgttaatttttagtttttaataatattattaaatttttaagattgttatttgaatttattgaagaaaacaactcaaatttatatatttttattaagtgttatgtttaaatttttactattgtagttgtaataaatacatacataatatatatatatatatatattatatgtgtatgtgcgtgtgttgaaaaatatacaaatatatatatattatatacgattattaaaatataaaccaacttttgtttttttttttgttcttttggTACAATGCagatatattcttataataatgcgatctcaaacacacacaacCAGTCGCGCGGTGTACCGCCTGCAGATTACAGTTTGTCCAATATATCATattcttcttattatttttttctcagtCTTTCTAGTTCAATGAATGGACGTAATGTGATGTTTTTATAATGCACTACCTGCAGTTGTTTTCACACGATTCAATACGATGTCGATGTCGGATGGTGACGAAAAAAAAggggaaaaaaagaaaataaatagaaaaaacagGTTGTCttctatttatttcaaataagtcCCGGTGGCGTAGAAAAAGAATTCATAtgtagaaagaaaaaaaatacgcctGTTGTACAACACCAACACTTTATGGAGACCCGAGTATAGGTAGTTAGGTACGCATACTCGGTATAAAGTTACGCGATCTAGTGTACGTATACCGCGACCATATAGCTGTGTCACACGCTTGTTTGTgacgatacaataatatcattaaacactTGCGGTCCGACAATAAGTGAGTAAAATACCTCCATCACGTCCATGAGAGATCGATACGGGATTTGGCAATTTTATCGTTATTCTACGACACGTGTACAACAGGTGGTCTCGACGGATTTGTTATGGTtaagtacacacacacacacacacacacacacacacacacacacacactgaacTTCCTTCCAGCTCgcctaaaattgtatattatgatgtacttTAGTGTTCGTACGctaaacggaaaaaaaataataattttacttttaaaatataattaggtaggaGGTACTTACCTTCATAAATTAACTCATCTGTTTGAGATAGGTCATGTgcccatatttattatattattatcaagaaaTGCCACGAATACAGaagtttttatgttttaatatatataatttgtttttgggctgggtacaactattttttttaacctatttTCGTAACGCGTTGTTTATTAGTGCCACTGAAaccaatttaacaattataaaaaaaatgtttttattgaattctcaacaaaatgtattatgctactagatatttttccacTGTACAGTGTAGGTACTATACTCGAAAATATAGATGTATAGTCTATCCTTATTTTTCCTTGCAGAGTAAAAATATCTAGCTAGTAGCATGCtacttataacaattaattatatatacaaacgacatagttttatattataaccaaaacaatttacctacctatacattttagtaattattgctGCAGGTATCTCTGAGAAAGTGTTTAATAGTTTTTCCAAACGGGACGGCTCCCATTGGCTACGACAATTAATACGCTCAAGCCCGGTCCTTTGTATGTATTGTgatctgtacctatataggtaaatgTTTTGTATGCGACAATTTTGAGCCacaaatctaaaaaattttattttcggttccaaaaaaattatgtataagacATCTATTGTAAAGGACGGTCGTGTATATCGTGTATATTGTCAAACAGTGAAAAGTGCATCTCCGATTAATTGCATTTATTCCGCAGTAACTGTAACCTCGGATGTCGATTGATTTTATActaatgataactgataagtcaaTGTAGAGATGGAACCGAACGGAAAAGAACCGGTTCTTTGAACAACTcaaacctttattttttttttaaaaacgaaaaaccggAACCCGGTCaagtacagaaaaaaaatatattccagGTAAAAATCATGACATGTTGTCAAAATAACTAAGTTCAGAGCCCAATCTCTGTCGACCGTGATGTGtaatatagacaatatagacctatagtatattataattttacttgatGTGGTTTTGTTTTTCATGACATCGGTGGATGTTTACAACGCATGCGTCAAAggaactaattatttaatttcatgcCAAAACGGAAGTGGGAATCACTATTATACTTAGAGATGTTTTTAACGAAACACCCTCATTATTTtggaaagtattaaaatattttatttttataattataatttttaatctttaactTTTTGACAACTCATTTTTAATCATTTCctaaacagaatttttttttagtaattcgattatagataatatacaacTATGTTACTATTAAAGTAAGTTATAGCAGCTATAACTTGTATAAgtgatacatttaaataatgaattatgattatcGGGGTTAAAAACGAATTACATTTTAATCGATGATAAACGAAATATTGTTAGCTTATATCATTACGACATTATCATAAATAtcgaattatttttacaattatacttGTTATTACATCGCACGTGAGAACTTTTTCATACCCAAGGTAACATACATTATAAAgaccaatattaataatttacatgttGAAAAGAATCATCGTCTTGGGATCTTGTCGATGAAACATGTTGGTCCCCAtcgttaaaatgattttaaattgtatactgcGGCGAGAGAACAATTAATACGCTAATATAGTATGAATAATGATATGTCTAATAGCTAATAGGTATGCCTTTTTACAAagcgataaatgataataataataatagcacacGAAATGTACACACACGACTCCGGTTcgtgtattattttctagtgaTTTTTAATCTATTTGGCTGCTCCGAACCGGACTACAGAGTGCAATGACGAGCGATATCCACGGGTCGCTTTGTCTTGGATGGTGATTTGTAGATACTCCTAGTGTGACGGCTATacgcagtgttttttttttttaaaaattaaatccttactacctacttataataatttatcgaacAATGTTTAAccggtattaatttttattagtaaacattatcattttaattaatcGCTGTGTATACGATTAAAGAAATGTTTACAACTCGTATAGGTACTctcatatatagttatatagtgcTACAGGGAATTAACATTTGAATGAATATGTTTTATCGgtcgttttaaaaaatatatacaacgtCGTTAAACGTAAATAATTGTGGCCTGTGGAGTagcaataattttacaattaaaagttaataaaaaaaaaaaaaaatactataaatattcaaaataattgtaattcgaTAAAGTTGTCTGCGTATCATGTCTgcatttcttattttatatttttatacgattCGATGAACTGATAGTGTGCAAGTTATTTTTCATTCGGTCATTTTTTCATCATATaaggaataatatatataatattgtggacAGTCGTTATCCGCTCATTTACCATTGAATCATGTACATAGAGACGGGCAGTATATATACGTGAGAAAACAATTGAAGTGTCttaacgtaaaacaatattcCGACAGTTGATGCAGTTAAATTccatgattattaattttgaacattCTTCAACAGAACATTTTCAGTAATTCTAGAAAATgtgataattttgaaattgtaatataaaattgaaacataAGCATGTTACCTATACAGGACTTAAAATGATTTCCTCAAATGTgcaaatatcatatattatctaatagaCAGTGCATGCTTACACAACGTCGATACTCGGTGATTGATCGTGTTGGTGTTAACGATTGAAGTTTTTAGTGATGCATCGTAAACATTATTATCGGTACCGTCCTATATATGCGTATATGATATGTAGATGTTAATTAAATTGGATACGatatatattgtgttgtatattatattatattgtaccataCGGTATTGCTTACGATTAAGAGTCTATtagattagatattttataattattgtctcgaatttattttgttttcgtttttttacATCGTCCATTGTATCATATACGATCGTTTGTTCACAATGCATCTTCAATGTAATCAGCCGATTAATTGAAAAACAGCTAGGCACATATTTATAACAGTACAGAGTGGCGTAAGATGTGTTCGTCATTCATGGCAGCTTTATAATCGTCGGAGGACATATTTTTAGTGCACGGTCCTATAGTTGTTGTGTCTTTGACGATAAAATGTGTATTGCACGTCACTATATACTGTTAAACAATCACATACTGCTGTAGTGGTTGTGGGGAACTATGGCCTATGGGGGTCAAAATATATAGACGAGATGCGGTCGAACGGTGTATTtacaatacgtacctatatatagtacctacaatcAATCTAAGACCTAGTCTGATCGCGACTCTCGGTCTATTGAAGATGTGtccaattattacaatatttttataggtagatTTTAGTTTACTGGAAAGTATGGTGATACTATTTCAGGAACTTTCGTCGtctcaaaattataaacgatatccGTACAAATACGAGTGGCCCAGATACGGCCCGCGTAGTTGTTCTGCACCGGGCGTGATCCATTATTCGACGTCGTAGACACTctttatttcaaaaagtttataattgtataggtagtgCACACTGACGCTCGTATGTTGTAGTAACCATTTTGACGGTCACCTGCGACGATTTCGCGATTCGCCAATCGGATCTAcgacaagtaaaaaaaaaaattaaagttattgatAAACAGACACACCGGACTTCCGAGATCTCGACGAACCGATATCGCGCGTTCGACCCGCTGTAGCCGCGACGAGTGTGGGCAGGCTGCTGCGAGGAAACGGTCGTGCGGGAAACGGAACGGTCGTCACCGTGGCCGGAAGGCTGttgtacgcgtataatataatatattatacggcggATTGGTCGTAAAACGGTCGGACGGCGCTCGGTCGTCGTTCGCGTGCAGTGTGCATAatactcgtaataataataataataataatagtaataataatgattgcaGCGTTACAAATAACGCCGGGATAAGTCCGTTTATGAGGTGTGCACTGGCAATAAATTTCGCAGCCGCCACGCGGACGACGACCATAAattatcacacacacacacacacacacgtatagaGTTTAGTTACGTACCTCAAAGTATATACGGGTACgtgtacttataagttatacgcaatttatatattattatatattatattataatatgtgtatatacggTTGGCGCGCAGTGCTTTCTTTCTCTCTATTTTCCCGCATAGCACTGCTGCACACGTATGTGATACAGGTATCAGGTAAGTACCTACGTcgtaaatataacaaaaaataaattattattattattgccgttGTATGACTAGGCCGAGTCGAGCGATTTTCGATTCATCTTGCGACCGCGAGACGtccagaataatttttttccggACTCGCGggcaataacattattattattattattaataatatcattaggtATACAATACGTCCTATTGTGTACGAGGAGGCAGTCTAAACGACGTACGTTTTCCGAGCCACCGCCAAAACGATTCAGctatacagatatatatatataacagtatataGACTGcagttagtataatatagtttgtagTTGATGTGTTTTTGACGAAATAT
This region includes:
- the LOC132946795 gene encoding LIM and SH3 domain protein Lasp-like encodes the protein MSVVDTSPPAWYTYYPRPVVPSVAHPRDPSSMREKHSSPRKMVAVPAVVPCVSPKQGSVYPAHHHHHNHRRHHDQPDHRHHRDDDGSAADNDEDEEDDDMMPFDLSRNGGSSPSSSPRSPLRSHRMSPAAFKPYDGSGAGVNNDQPLDLRVEYKKSRRGDEMEDENQNLIIRTPSPEDIEVDSPGPPSAGLQRYAPHHVDHNDRGAVVHSPCSSSDKEVNVTDDHHHHHQHYQPSQHHQNQNQLQQHQQQQHLQQQQQQQQQQQQQQQHHRRGGITVEDERHHHQRMVNYPVLFPPQPLHPMMLEAIYRAGAVGDKSRMPSSLAGYQTGGGYHRPSQHYPFINSPLLNGHHHVPPPTYDVVRQPPPAPLPPPVARSPQQKSSAFQETSGKPKDRYSCKFCQKVFPRSANLTRHLRTHTGEQPYKCNYCERSFSISSNLQRHVRNIHNKEKPFKCPLCERCFGQQTNLDRHLKKHEADGPTIMDDRLSSSAAVVAAAAAAAAADRRRASRGPGAGDESYFEEIRSFMGKVSEDGSRFAAAAAAAAAAAAIGHRRGGHAHPAGGRRQSTTSASCPYRRGSAGDAPPAERFSSRSSASSAGSTESSSGAADATAATAAAAEKECVNST